A region from the Gossypium hirsutum isolate 1008001.06 chromosome A08, Gossypium_hirsutum_v2.1, whole genome shotgun sequence genome encodes:
- the LOC121204857 gene encoding glucosidase 2 subunit beta → MRSYSIFILLLFCIASFIRSSSSSAPKHTFLGISPQDEDYYKSSSDSIKCKDGSKKFTKSQLNDDFCDCPDGTDEPGTSACPTAKFYCRNAGHVSLFLFSSRVNDGICDCCDGSDEYDGRVKCPNTCWEAGKVARDRLVKKINTYKEGVTLRTKEIEQAKIAIAKDEAELTKLQNEEKLLKGIVEELKERKEQIEKAEEKERLQKEKEENEKQKAEEALRENEKAEEEGKVENEKVEQEANSEDKPKENTDDDDKFGNIEDSFVNEDPKVDENEGEPTSKVETSDSSETEAVPFNKEEDHAVKNKHESASHRHNDDSTVSTEIDQDAGSKVSPDEDKKAESDTSETTEGLSREELGRLVASRWTGEGTENKGGTKADTDDIHEETPKDEHDEEEYDNYASDSDEDTAKYEDDIDDDVEDEPDESYEEENHDDTTSYKDDLDDEPYLPETSPSSDPSWFEKIQKTVKNVLDAVNIFKTPVNISDAAHVRKEYDESSAKLSKIQSRISSLTQKLKHDFGLEKEFYAFYDRCFEIKQNKYVYKVCPYKQASQEEGHMTTPLGRWDKFEDAYKMMVFSNGDKCWNGPDRSMKVKLRCGLKNELTDVDEPSRCEYVALLATPAVCLEDKLKELQHKLDLLNKEQPQEHDEL, encoded by the exons ATGAGATCATATTCCATTTTCATTCTCCTTTTGTTTTGCATAGCTTCATTTATTagatcatcatcttcttcagctCCCAAACACACTTTTCTTGGAATTTCTCCTCAAG ATGAGGATTACTACAAATCATCATCAGATAGCATTAAATGCAAAGACGGATCCAAGAAATTCACCAAATCTCAGCTCAATGATGATTTCTGCGATTGTCCTGATGGCACCGATGAacctg GTACATCCGCTTGCCCTACTGCAAAATTCTACTGCAGAAATGCTGGACATGTTTCACTGTTCTTGTTTTCTTCCAGAGTCAATGATGGGATCTGCG ATTGTTGTGATGGGAGTGATGAGTATGATGGTAGAGTGAAGTGTCCCAATACATGTTGGGAGGCTGGTAAAGTGGCTAGAGATAGGCTGGTGAAAAAAATCAATACTTATAAGGAGGGGGTTACATTGAGAACTAAGGAAATCGAACAGGCTAAGATAGCAATAGCTAAAGATGAAGCAGAACTAACAAAGCTTCAAAACGAGGAGAAATTGCTGAAGGGCATTGTTGAAGAGCTTAAAG AACGTAAAGAACAGATAGAGAAGGCAGAGGAGAAAGAAAGGTTGCaaaaagagaaggaagaaaatgagaaaCAAAAAGCAGAGGAAGCTTTAAGAGAAAATGAGAAAGCTGAGGAGGAAGGGAAGGtggaaaatgaaaaagttgagcaAGAAGCGAACAGTGAAGACAAACCCAAAGAaaatactgatgatgatgataaatTTGGTAACATTGAGGATTCTTTTGTAAATGAG GACCCCAAAGTAGATGAGAATGAAGGCGAACCAACAAGCAAAGTTGAAACAAGTGATTCTTCCGAAACTGAAGCAGTTCCTTTTAATAAGGAAGAGGAC CATGCGGTGAAAAATAAGCACGAGTCTGCTTCACACAGACACAATGATGATTCCACTGTTTCAACTGAAATTGATCAAGATGCTGGTAGTAAAGTATCACCTGATGAAGACAAGAAAGCA GAGAGTGACACATCTGAAACTACAGAAGGACTGTCGAGGGAAGAGTTAGGTCGCCTTGTTGCTTCCCGTTGGACTGGAGAAGGTACTGAGAATAAAGGGGGAACAAAAGCTGATACTGATGACATCCATGAAGAAACGCCCAAGGATGAACATGATGAAGAAGAATACGACAACTATGCTTCTGATAGTGATGAGGACACTGCAAAATATGAAGATGATATAGATGATGATGTAGAAGATGAACCAGATGAGAGTTATGAAGAGGAGAATCATGATGATACAACTTCGTACAAAGATGACTTAGATGATGAACCTTACTTGCCAG AAACAAGTCCCTCAAGTGATCCATCTTGGTTTGAGAAGATACAAAAGACAGTTAAGAACGTTCTAGATGCTGTTAATATATTCAAAACTCCAGTAAATATATCAG ATGCGGCTCATGTACGTAAGGAATATGATGAATCCAGTGCCAAGTTATCTAAAATACAGTCAAGGATATCAAGTTTGACACAAAAGCTAAAACATGATTTTG GACTGGAGAAGGAGTTCTATGCATTCTATGATCGTTGTTTTGAGATCAAGCAGAACAA GTATGTTTACAAAGTTTGCCCATACAAACAAGCTTCTCAGGAGGAGGGCCACATGACAACCCCTTTAGG GCGTTGGGATAAATTTGAGGACGCATACAAGATGATGGTATTTTCAAATGGTGATAAGTGCTGGAATGGTCCAGATCGAAGTATGAAG GTGAAATTAAGATGCGGTTTGAAAAATGAGCTCACCGATGTTGATGAACCAAGCCGTTGCGA ATACGTTGCTTTATTGGCCACTCCAGCTGTCTGCCTGGAAGATAAGCTGAAG GAGCTGC